The region GCAGACCACGTGGGCGGCGTCGACCAGGGCCTTGGCCGTGTCGGCGTCGACGCCCGGCAGGGTGATCTTCAGCGCCACGTCCAGGCCAAAGCCCTGGCCGTCGTCACGGGGACCGATGCCCACGGTGGCGGCGACGGTGGTTTCGGGCGAGACGGCGATCTTTTTCTGGCTGGCCACGAACTTCAGGGCGCCTAGGAAGCAGGCGGCGTAGCCGGCCGCGAACAGCTGCTCGGGATTGTTGCCTTCGCCGCCGGGGCCGCCGAGTTCCTTGGGGGTGACCAGGCTGACCGACAGGGCGCCGTCGGTGGTGGCGGCGGAGCCGGTGCGGCCGCCGGTGGCGACGGCTTCGGTGCGATACAGAACGTTCATGGCGTGTCTCCGTTTTCGAGAGTGGCGGGGCGACGGGCTCCGCCTTCGCTCTCGATTAAATCGTACACGATATAAATACCCTTCCGTCGCCCGATGCAAGGGGGTAGGGCGAATATTTTGCGCACGATCTTTTCGTGATTATATGACGACCATGAGCGACGCCGACGATCATCTCCGCCTCGACGACCAGCTGTGCTTTGCGCTGTACTCGACGGTCC is a window of Caulobacter sp. NIBR2454 DNA encoding:
- a CDS encoding organic hydroperoxide resistance protein; the protein is MNVLYRTEAVATGGRTGSAATTDGALSVSLVTPKELGGPGGEGNNPEQLFAAGYAACFLGALKFVASQKKIAVSPETTVAATVGIGPRDDGQGFGLDVALKITLPGVDADTAKALVDAAHVVCPYSHATKGNLDVRLSIG